The segment CTCACGAGGGGTCACCCCCCAGGAATTTCCTGAGTTCAGGCCCAATGGTGAGGAGTTCAGGGATGGCCTCGCCAAACCCGTGGGTGTGCCAGGGCTCCACTGCCTCCAGGGTGCCCCTGGCACGTCTTCCCGTGACGGTACTCACACATGCCTCTTTTCCCATCTCAGTCTCCTCCAGGAGGAAACCCTTTACTCGCATCTCCAGGGGCACCCTCGCGGTGTCCGGAGGCACAGCGGGCGCCCTTTCCCCAGGAGACAACACGGTAGCCCTTACCTGAACCCAGGTGCCCGCCTTGACCTTCACTGGCGGTCCCCCCTTTCGTGGCCCACACCCCTGGGCACCGGCAGGTCCGCCATGGTCAAGAGTCCTGGTCTTGCCTCAAGGACCACGGGGACCATGTTGAGGGCCACGGCGATGGTGCCGGTGCCTCCCGGGATCTCCGGCTGGATAGCCATGTTGATGCATGGTACGCCCTGGATCTCGATGTAGTCCCCGGTCCGGGTCCCCTCGGTCTCGGGATGGATCTGCTGGGGGTGTTCCATTTCGATAACTACCTTGCCTCCCACGATGCCCCTGGCGGTGTGGCGGCAGCCCGCCACCATTCCAGGACTAACCCTCACATAGGGAGTCTCCCTGCGGCTCTTACTGATTATGGGATGGCGTTCCTGGATGATCCGGTCGAGCCTCCAGCCGAGCGCCTTTGCCACCAGGGATATGGATTCAGGAAAGCCTATATGTCCCACAATGGTGCCGTCCTCCAAGCCCTTCTCGAATTCCTCCGGGGTGGTGCCCACCCCCTGGGTCCTCATGACCGTAGGTCCAAAGGGCGACAGGTCATTGACCCGCCGGGCCTTGACACAGGTGACCTCTGCCGTGGCACCCGTGAGACAGAGGATCAGCGCGTCCAGGACGAAACCTGGGTTGATGCCTGTTCCCAGCAGCGTCACTCCCGCCTTCAGAGCGGCCTTATCCATCTCTTCGGCCTCCCGAGGCCACTGGGCCCAGGGGAAGGCCATTTCCTCAGCGACGCTCACCACGTGGGTGCCCATCTCGCACAGGAGTAGTACCTCGGGGTATACCTCTCTCACCAGGGAGCCCGTGGAGTGGAGCACCACATTGGGTGCGCCCTCCCCGAATGCCTTCCGGGGGTCCAAGGACACCCTGACGCCAGTCTCAGCGTCAAGTCCAAGCACCTCCCCCAGGTCTCTTCCAGCCTTTCCAGGCCTTTTGGCAACGGCAGCCACGACTTCAAGGCCCCTCCTCTTTAGCGCCAGCCTGGCCATGCCAGACCCCATGGCACCCAGCCCCCAGATACCCACACGAACCCCATCCTTGAGCAAAGAGACCCCCCCAGTAGTCAGACCTCACTGTAGCGCCCAGTACAAAGGATGCCCCCGTCCGGGGGAAAGTAGGAGGGATGGGGATAGCTTCCCTGGGGCGCGTTGGAGGATTCCGCAAGGCCTTCTCCGAAGTGTGGGTTCAGCATCAAGCCAAGGGGGTTGGACACAGTGCCTTACTGGGATTCGGCCGGAGCCAAGCTGACCGGGCAAACGCTGGAGGCAGCATTCACCCGGGCCAAGGAGGCGGGAATAGGGTACCTGGTGGTGACATCCACAACAGGCCGGACCGCCAGGGCGGCCCTGGAGATGCTGCCCAGCGGCCTTAACCTGGTGGTGGTCACGCACCACCAGGGCTACAAGGAACCCGGGGTGAACGAGTGCGATCCTGAAACCATTCGCCTCCTCCAGGAGAAGGGTGCAGGGGTGCTCACCACCACGCACCTCCTGGCCAACGTGGAGAGGGCGGTCACCAACAAGTGGGGAGGCCTCTACCCGGGTGGGATAGTCTCGGCAACGCTGCGCATGTTCGGGCAAGGCACCAAGGTGTGCGTGGAGGCTTCAGTCATGGCACTGGACGCAGGACTGGTTCCCTACGGTGAGGACATCATGGCTTGCGGCGGTACTGGCAGGGGGCTGGACACGGCCATCATCTTGAGGCCCGCCCACTCCAATCACTTCTTCGACACGGTAATCCGGGAGGTCGTGGCAAAACCCAGGTGTGATCACGCTTAACCCCAGCGAGTCCCCAGAAGCCCCAGAAAGGGAAAAAGAGCCGGTCGGTGTAGCCCGCCAGTATTGCGGTACCATTGGCAAGGACGACAACTGCCAATCCGGGTCTTCACCCGGCTATACCAGTCCCAAGGGGGTACGGCCTTTTGGACTCCCAGCCGTACATGCCCAAAGCCCGGTTTTCCGGTGAATACGCTGAACGCCGCATTGCCTGCGGCGTGCCCCAGGGTCTCCATGCGTGGAGCCGGATTTCCAATAGGAGCCTGGCCACCACGCGCCATCTATCTGAAGCAGGTGGCAGAAGGGATCGAAGACCACGTTTGACGGATACTAGCGGGTGTGGTGGGAGACGTAC is part of the Bacillota bacterium genome and harbors:
- the ortA gene encoding 2-amino-4-oxopentanoate thiolase subunit OrtA — translated: MKVKAGTWVQVRATVLSPGERAPAVPPDTARVPLEMRVKGFLLEETEMGKEACVSTVTGRRARGTLEAVEPWHTHGFGEAIPELLTIGPELRKFLGGDPS
- the ord gene encoding 2,4-diaminopentanoate dehydrogenase, with amino-acid sequence MLKDGVRVGIWGLGAMGSGMARLALKRRGLEVVAAVAKRPGKAGRDLGEVLGLDAETGVRVSLDPRKAFGEGAPNVVLHSTGSLVREVYPEVLLLCEMGTHVVSVAEEMAFPWAQWPREAEEMDKAALKAGVTLLGTGINPGFVLDALILCLTGATAEVTCVKARRVNDLSPFGPTVMRTQGVGTTPEEFEKGLEDGTIVGHIGFPESISLVAKALGWRLDRIIQERHPIISKSRRETPYVRVSPGMVAGCRHTARGIVGGKVVIEMEHPQQIHPETEGTRTGDYIEIQGVPCINMAIQPEIPGGTGTIAVALNMVPVVLEARPGLLTMADLPVPRGVGHERGDRQ
- a CDS encoding pyruvate kinase alpha/beta domain-containing protein, which produces MPYWDSAGAKLTGQTLEAAFTRAKEAGIGYLVVTSTTGRTARAALEMLPSGLNLVVVTHHQGYKEPGVNECDPETIRLLQEKGAGVLTTTHLLANVERAVTNKWGGLYPGGIVSATLRMFGQGTKVCVEASVMALDAGLVPYGEDIMACGGTGRGLDTAIILRPAHSNHFFDTVIREVVAKPRCDHA